A window of Mycolicibacterium fluoranthenivorans contains these coding sequences:
- the sdhA gene encoding succinate dehydrogenase flavoprotein subunit — MIVEHRYDVVIVGAGGAGMRAAVEAGPRARTAVLTKLYPTRSHTGAAQGGMCAALANVEEDNWEWHTFDTVKGGDYLADQDAVEIMCKEAIDAVYDLENMGMPFNRTPEGRIDQRRFGGHTRDHGKAPVRRACYAADRTGHMILQTLYQNCVKHDVEFFNEFYALDISLTETPGGPVATGVIAYELATGDIHVFHAKAIVFATGGSGRMYKTTSNAHTLTGDGLGIIFRKGLPLEDMEFHQFHPTGLAGLGILISEAVRGEGGRLLNGEGERFMERYAPTIVDLAPRDIVARSMVLEVLEGRGAGPNKDYVYIDVRHLGADVLEAKLPDITEFARTYLGVDPVTELVPVYPTCHYVMGGIPTNVHGQVLRDNNTIVPGLYAAGECACVSVHGSNRLGTNSLLDINVFGRRAGIAAAEYANNHNHVDLPEQPAEMVVGWVGDILSEHGNERVADIRTALQQSMDNNAAVFRTEETLKQALTDIHALKERYSRITVQDKGKRYNSDLLEAIELGFLLELAEVTVVGALNRKESRGGHAREDYPNRDDTNYMRHTMAYKEGTDLLSDIRLDYKPVVQTRYEPMERKY, encoded by the coding sequence ATGATTGTTGAACACCGCTACGACGTCGTCATCGTCGGCGCAGGCGGCGCCGGGATGCGCGCCGCCGTCGAAGCCGGCCCGCGCGCCCGCACCGCCGTGCTGACCAAGCTGTACCCGACCCGCAGCCACACCGGCGCCGCCCAGGGCGGTATGTGCGCCGCGCTGGCCAACGTCGAAGAGGACAACTGGGAGTGGCACACCTTCGACACCGTCAAGGGCGGCGACTACCTCGCCGACCAGGACGCCGTCGAGATCATGTGCAAAGAGGCCATCGACGCGGTCTACGACCTGGAGAACATGGGGATGCCGTTCAACCGCACCCCCGAGGGCCGTATCGACCAGCGCCGCTTCGGCGGGCACACCCGCGATCACGGCAAGGCGCCGGTGCGCCGGGCCTGCTACGCGGCCGACCGCACCGGACACATGATCCTGCAGACGCTGTACCAAAACTGCGTCAAGCACGATGTGGAGTTCTTCAACGAGTTCTACGCACTGGACATCTCGCTCACCGAGACCCCCGGCGGCCCGGTCGCCACCGGCGTCATCGCCTACGAGCTGGCCACCGGCGACATCCACGTCTTCCACGCCAAGGCGATCGTCTTCGCCACCGGCGGGTCGGGCCGGATGTACAAGACCACCTCCAATGCGCACACCCTGACCGGTGACGGTCTGGGCATCATCTTCCGCAAGGGACTTCCCTTGGAGGACATGGAGTTCCACCAGTTCCACCCGACCGGCCTGGCCGGGCTGGGCATCCTGATCTCCGAAGCCGTGCGCGGTGAGGGCGGGCGTCTGCTCAACGGCGAGGGCGAGCGCTTCATGGAGCGCTACGCGCCCACGATCGTCGACCTGGCCCCGCGTGACATCGTGGCCCGCTCGATGGTGCTCGAGGTGCTCGAAGGCCGCGGCGCCGGGCCGAACAAGGACTACGTCTACATCGACGTGCGCCACCTCGGCGCGGATGTCCTGGAAGCCAAGCTGCCCGATATCACCGAGTTCGCCCGGACCTACCTGGGGGTGGATCCGGTCACCGAACTGGTGCCGGTGTACCCGACCTGCCACTACGTGATGGGCGGTATCCCCACCAACGTCCACGGCCAGGTGCTGCGCGACAACAACACCATCGTGCCGGGCCTGTACGCCGCGGGCGAGTGCGCGTGCGTGTCGGTGCACGGTTCCAACCGGCTGGGCACCAACTCGCTGCTGGACATCAACGTGTTCGGTCGCCGCGCCGGTATCGCCGCCGCGGAATATGCCAACAACCACAACCACGTCGACCTGCCGGAGCAGCCGGCCGAGATGGTGGTCGGCTGGGTGGGTGACATCCTCTCCGAGCACGGCAACGAGCGCGTCGCCGATATTCGCACCGCCCTGCAGCAGTCGATGGACAACAACGCCGCGGTGTTCCGCACCGAGGAGACGCTGAAGCAGGCGCTCACCGACATCCACGCCCTGAAGGAGCGCTACTCGCGAATCACGGTGCAGGACAAGGGCAAGCGTTACAACAGCGACCTGTTGGAGGCCATCGAGCTGGGCTTCCTGCTGGAGCTGGCCGAGGTGACCGTCGTCGGTGCGCTGAACCGCAAGGAATCCCGCGGCGGGCATGCCCGCGAGGACTACCCCAACCGCGACGACACCAACTACATGCGCCACACCATGGCCTACAAAGAGGGCACCGACCTGCTGTCCGACATCCGGCTGGACTACAAGCCCGTGGTCCAGACCCGGTACGAGCCGATGGAACGGAAGTACTGA
- a CDS encoding sigma-70 family RNA polymerase sigma factor has product MTTAQRADEFEALRPHLLAVAYRLTGTYADAEDIVQDCWLRWHNSGTEIADLRAWLTTVVSRLGLDRLRSAAHRRETYVGEWLPEPVVTGFGGAADPLAAVVAAEDARFAAMVVLERLTPDQRVAFVLHDGFAVPFDEVADILGIGAAAARQLASRARRAVASAPPPDPAHSEVVGNLMAAMAAGDMAAVVALLHPDVTFTGDANRRAPTAARVIVGPDKVARFLFGLAKRYGPDWLSATELALVNGDLGSYTPGRPASDGYPELSPRITVMTVRDGLVCAVWDIANPDKFTASPLHQSTESGTHRRN; this is encoded by the coding sequence GTGACCACCGCGCAGCGGGCGGACGAATTCGAAGCGCTGCGGCCCCACCTGCTGGCCGTGGCTTACCGGCTGACCGGCACGTATGCCGACGCCGAGGACATCGTTCAGGATTGCTGGCTGCGCTGGCACAATTCCGGCACCGAGATCGCCGATCTGCGGGCCTGGCTGACCACCGTGGTGAGCCGCCTCGGGCTGGACCGCCTGCGCTCGGCCGCGCACCGGCGGGAGACCTATGTCGGCGAATGGCTGCCCGAGCCCGTGGTGACGGGATTCGGCGGTGCCGCCGATCCGCTGGCCGCCGTGGTGGCGGCCGAGGACGCGCGGTTTGCGGCCATGGTGGTCCTGGAGCGGCTGACCCCGGATCAGCGGGTCGCCTTCGTCCTGCACGACGGATTCGCCGTACCGTTCGACGAGGTCGCCGACATCCTGGGGATCGGCGCTGCCGCCGCCCGGCAGCTGGCCTCCCGCGCGCGCCGTGCGGTCGCGTCGGCGCCGCCGCCCGACCCGGCGCACTCGGAGGTCGTCGGCAACCTGATGGCCGCCATGGCCGCCGGCGATATGGCCGCCGTCGTCGCGCTGCTGCATCCCGACGTCACCTTCACCGGCGATGCCAACCGGCGCGCGCCCACCGCGGCCCGGGTCATCGTCGGTCCCGACAAGGTCGCGCGGTTCCTCTTCGGGCTGGCCAAACGCTATGGGCCGGACTGGCTCTCGGCGACTGAGCTGGCTCTGGTCAACGGGGACCTGGGCAGTTACACGCCGGGCCGTCCCGCGTCCGACGGTTATCCGGAGCTGTCACCGCGCATCACGGTGATGACGGTCCGTGACGGATTGGTCTGCGCGGTATGGGATATCGCGAATCCGGACAAGTTCACCGCGTCCCCGCTCCATCAGTCCACGGAATCCGGCACGCATCGCCGGAATTGA
- a CDS encoding succinate dehydrogenase iron-sulfur subunit: MTAVAEPETKGPDLPPVPDGAVMVTLKIARFNPENPDAAGFQSFRVPCLPSDRLLNLLHYVKWYLDGTLTFRRSCAHGVCGSDAMRINGVNRLACKVLMRDLLPKKASKQLTITIEPIRGLPVEKDLVVDMEPFFDAFRAVKPFLMTSGNAPTRERIQSQTDRARYDDTTKCILCACCTTSCPVFWNEGSYFGPAAIVNAHRFIFDSRDEGAAERLDILNDVDGVWRCRTTFNCTDACPRGIQVTQAIQEVKRALMFAR; encoded by the coding sequence ATGACCGCAGTTGCCGAACCCGAGACCAAGGGCCCCGACCTGCCGCCCGTGCCCGACGGCGCGGTGATGGTCACGCTGAAGATCGCCCGGTTCAATCCGGAGAACCCGGACGCGGCCGGCTTCCAGAGCTTCCGCGTGCCGTGCCTGCCCAGCGACCGGCTGCTGAACCTGCTGCACTACGTGAAGTGGTACCTGGACGGCACGTTGACGTTCCGCCGGTCCTGCGCCCACGGGGTGTGCGGGTCCGACGCCATGCGCATCAACGGGGTGAACCGGCTGGCGTGCAAGGTGTTGATGCGTGACCTGCTGCCCAAGAAGGCGTCCAAGCAGCTCACGATCACCATCGAGCCCATCCGCGGCCTGCCCGTGGAGAAGGATCTGGTCGTCGACATGGAGCCGTTCTTCGACGCGTTCCGCGCGGTCAAGCCGTTCCTGATGACCTCGGGCAATGCCCCGACGCGCGAGCGTATCCAGAGCCAGACCGACCGCGCGCGCTATGACGACACCACCAAGTGCATCCTGTGTGCCTGCTGCACCACCAGCTGCCCGGTGTTCTGGAACGAAGGCTCGTACTTCGGCCCGGCCGCGATCGTCAATGCGCACCGGTTCATCTTCGACAGTCGTGACGAGGGTGCCGCCGAGCGTCTGGACATCCTCAACGACGTCGACGGGGTGTGGCGCTGCCGCACCACCTTCAACTGCACCGACGCCTGCCCTCGTGGCATCCAGGTGACTCAGGCGATCCAAGAGGTCAAGCGCGCCCTGATGTTCGCGCGGTAG
- a CDS encoding Zn-dependent alcohol dehydrogenase encodes MRAAVFTEPGRAVHTVDVQLAPPGPGEVEVAIAGAGVCHSDLHVVKGEWDVPAPVVLGHEGSGVVTALGDGVTSLAVGDHVVLSWVPGCGSCRQCERARPWQCEVAATVVAAGGVLFDGTGRWSRDGATLHHYLGVSSFAERVVVPAAGAVRIRKDAPLDVVALVGCAVATGVGAVRNTAGVEEGATVAVIGCGGVGLCCIQGARLAKAGRIIAVDIDAGKLEHARRLGATDTIDSAATDAVAALKELVPEGLDYIFDAIGKIVTTEQAIAALGLGGAAVIVGLPPTGSTARFDPLVLAEANQRILGSNYGSVDPQRDIPGLVDLYMEGELDLDSMVSGRRPLEDVQHALDDLAGGGALRTLLVPSMGAQA; translated from the coding sequence GTGCGCGCTGCGGTGTTCACCGAACCCGGGAGGGCGGTGCACACCGTGGACGTGCAGCTGGCTCCACCCGGTCCGGGCGAGGTGGAGGTGGCGATCGCCGGTGCCGGCGTGTGCCATTCGGACCTGCATGTCGTCAAGGGGGAGTGGGACGTCCCGGCCCCGGTGGTGTTGGGCCACGAAGGTTCCGGCGTCGTGACCGCCCTGGGTGACGGCGTGACCAGCCTGGCCGTCGGCGACCACGTCGTGCTGTCCTGGGTCCCGGGTTGCGGCTCGTGCCGGCAGTGCGAGCGTGCGCGGCCGTGGCAGTGCGAAGTCGCCGCGACGGTGGTCGCGGCCGGCGGCGTGCTGTTCGACGGCACCGGCCGGTGGAGTCGGGACGGCGCGACCCTGCACCACTATCTCGGCGTGTCCTCATTCGCCGAGCGGGTGGTGGTGCCCGCCGCCGGTGCGGTGCGGATCCGCAAGGACGCCCCGCTGGACGTCGTCGCACTCGTCGGCTGCGCGGTGGCCACCGGTGTGGGGGCGGTGCGCAACACCGCCGGGGTCGAAGAGGGCGCCACCGTTGCGGTGATCGGCTGTGGCGGTGTCGGGCTGTGCTGTATCCAGGGCGCGCGGCTGGCCAAGGCCGGACGCATCATCGCCGTCGACATCGACGCCGGCAAGCTGGAGCACGCCCGCCGCCTCGGTGCCACCGACACCATCGACTCCGCGGCGACCGATGCCGTTGCCGCGCTCAAAGAACTTGTGCCGGAAGGGCTCGACTACATCTTCGACGCCATCGGCAAGATCGTCACCACCGAACAGGCCATTGCCGCGCTCGGTCTCGGCGGTGCCGCCGTCATCGTCGGTCTGCCACCGACCGGCTCGACGGCGCGCTTCGACCCGCTGGTGCTGGCCGAGGCCAACCAGCGCATCCTCGGCTCCAACTATGGTTCGGTCGACCCGCAGCGCGACATCCCCGGCCTGGTCGACCTGTACATGGAGGGCGAACTGGATCTCGATTCGATGGTGTCGGGCCGTCGTCCGCTGGAGGACGTGCAGCACGCCCTGGACGATCTGGCCGGTGGCGGCGCGCTGCGCACCCTGCTGGTGCCGTCGATGGGTGCGCAGGCATGA
- a CDS encoding helix-turn-helix domain-containing protein, producing the protein MPRTRSAGAARTADVDSMMNRLGPKLRALRTERGLTLDAVATEADLTKGFLSLVERGQTAISVPNLLRICDILGASVGSLFDFPDSAMVRNGRGAPLEMGGSGIREYLLTPATEQNVQVMRTVLQPGGGSGGAYTLDSKTIVVVVIRGKLRLVVDGQEQLLDTGDCYTFSAQSPHAWDNADTGESEVMWSIAPPLPTGSPARG; encoded by the coding sequence ATGCCACGAACTCGATCTGCGGGCGCGGCGCGCACCGCCGACGTCGACTCGATGATGAACCGGCTCGGGCCGAAGCTGCGGGCGTTGCGCACCGAGCGGGGACTCACCCTCGACGCAGTGGCCACCGAAGCCGACCTGACCAAGGGTTTCCTCAGCCTCGTCGAGCGGGGCCAGACCGCGATCTCGGTACCCAATCTGCTGCGGATCTGCGACATCCTCGGCGCGTCGGTGGGCTCGCTGTTCGACTTCCCCGATTCGGCGATGGTGCGCAATGGGCGGGGCGCGCCACTGGAGATGGGCGGCAGCGGTATTCGCGAGTATCTGCTCACCCCGGCCACCGAACAGAACGTCCAGGTGATGCGCACCGTCCTCCAACCCGGCGGCGGATCCGGCGGCGCCTACACACTGGATTCCAAGACGATCGTCGTCGTCGTCATCCGCGGCAAGCTGCGCCTGGTGGTCGACGGTCAGGAACAGCTGCTCGACACCGGAGACTGCTACACGTTCTCCGCGCAGTCACCGCACGCCTGGGACAACGCCGACACCGGCGAGAGCGAAGTCATGTGGTCGATCGCCCCGCCGCTGCCGACCGGTTCGCCGGCGCGCGGGTAG
- a CDS encoding APC family permease, whose product MSANDTVLAGDGLARRSVSTFEVGAQSVANVAPSAVIAFAPAAMAASAGNGAWLSFAIALVGVMAIGYCVCVFARRRAGATSLYAFSRLSLGPGGAFVTGWALLIGAVCIAAGSLAGAGYYTSRVLETVGVQTFAGPAGQVFLDIVLVLIAAWLTIVGVRLAARVSSALEVLSIVLIVLVLIAVLITHGQVFDLDQITLKGFDADGIVFAVVLAVLGFVGFEGAASLGAEAAEPYRAIPRAVMGSAVLAGVLYIFATYAQVVGAGGPEALAASADPMEDLARGSGLDFLGPFLDIGFAASFLAVVMACITVAARLLFGMGKEGVLPAWLARTHPRHRTPTSGIVAVTPVVAVATCAVVGAGTAPLLATTYIDTVGTFGYMLSYILICVGAPLFIRRLGAAKLAMTVLCGVVGTVVMAYVFYRNIFPVPAAPMNLLPYVFVAVLVLGIAGFAALRFRDPEAAQRAGTYAEDA is encoded by the coding sequence ATGAGCGCCAACGACACGGTCCTCGCCGGAGACGGGTTGGCCCGGCGCAGCGTGAGCACCTTCGAGGTCGGCGCGCAGAGCGTCGCCAATGTCGCACCGAGTGCGGTCATCGCCTTCGCACCCGCTGCGATGGCCGCCTCCGCCGGCAACGGCGCCTGGCTGTCCTTCGCCATCGCGCTGGTCGGGGTGATGGCCATCGGCTACTGCGTCTGTGTGTTCGCCCGCAGGCGGGCCGGCGCCACGTCGCTGTACGCGTTCTCCCGGTTGTCGCTGGGCCCGGGTGGGGCGTTCGTCACCGGCTGGGCACTGCTCATCGGTGCGGTGTGCATTGCCGCCGGCTCGCTGGCCGGCGCCGGCTACTACACCAGTCGGGTACTGGAAACGGTGGGGGTGCAGACCTTTGCCGGGCCCGCCGGTCAGGTCTTCCTCGACATCGTGCTGGTGCTGATCGCGGCGTGGCTGACCATTGTCGGCGTGCGACTGGCGGCCAGGGTGTCCTCCGCCCTGGAGGTGCTGTCGATCGTGCTGATCGTGCTGGTGCTGATCGCCGTGTTGATCACGCACGGTCAGGTCTTCGACCTCGACCAGATCACCCTGAAGGGTTTCGACGCCGACGGCATCGTCTTCGCCGTCGTGCTGGCGGTCCTGGGCTTCGTCGGCTTCGAGGGCGCGGCCTCACTCGGTGCCGAAGCGGCCGAACCGTATCGCGCCATCCCACGTGCGGTGATGGGCAGCGCGGTGCTGGCCGGGGTGCTCTACATCTTCGCCACCTACGCGCAGGTGGTCGGCGCGGGCGGCCCCGAAGCGCTGGCCGCCAGTGCGGACCCGATGGAGGACCTGGCCCGCGGCAGCGGCCTGGACTTCCTGGGTCCGTTCCTGGATATCGGCTTTGCCGCATCGTTTCTGGCCGTGGTGATGGCCTGTATCACCGTGGCCGCACGCCTGCTGTTCGGCATGGGCAAGGAAGGCGTGCTGCCGGCCTGGCTGGCCCGTACCCACCCCCGGCACCGCACTCCGACGTCAGGCATCGTGGCGGTGACACCCGTGGTGGCGGTGGCGACCTGCGCCGTGGTCGGGGCCGGCACCGCGCCGCTGCTGGCAACCACCTACATCGACACCGTCGGCACCTTCGGCTACATGCTCAGCTACATCCTGATCTGCGTGGGCGCACCGCTGTTCATCCGCCGGCTCGGGGCCGCCAAGCTGGCGATGACCGTGCTGTGTGGCGTGGTCGGCACGGTGGTGATGGCGTATGTGTTCTACCGCAACATCTTTCCGGTTCCGGCCGCCCCGATGAACCTGTTGCCGTATGTCTTCGTGGCCGTGCTGGTACTGGGTATCGCCGGATTCGCGGCCCTGCGATTCCGCGATCCGGAAGCGGCGCAGCGCGCGGGGACATACGCCGAAGACGCCTGA
- the sdhC gene encoding succinate dehydrogenase, cytochrome b556 subunit: MTQTAADSETPAPRSKPARRRTLYRGDPGMWSWVLHRITGATIFFFLFVHVLDTALVRVSPQAYNEVIETYKTPIVGLMEVGLVAAVLYHALNGIRVILIDFWQHGPRYQRLMLWVIAGIWLAVMIPSLGVLGMHMAERFL; the protein is encoded by the coding sequence ATGACCCAGACGGCTGCGGATTCCGAAACACCGGCACCGCGTTCCAAACCGGCACGTCGCCGCACCCTGTATCGCGGCGACCCAGGCATGTGGTCCTGGGTACTGCACCGCATCACGGGTGCCACGATTTTCTTCTTCTTGTTCGTCCACGTGCTCGACACCGCGCTGGTGCGGGTGAGCCCGCAGGCCTACAACGAAGTGATCGAGACCTACAAGACGCCGATCGTCGGCCTCATGGAGGTGGGGCTGGTCGCGGCGGTGCTCTACCACGCCCTCAACGGCATCCGCGTCATCCTCATCGATTTCTGGCAGCACGGTCCGCGTTATCAGCGGCTGATGCTGTGGGTCATTGCCGGAATCTGGTTGGCCGTGATGATTCCCTCCTTGGGCGTCCTCGGCATGCACATGGCGGAGCGTTTTCTATGA
- a CDS encoding succinate dehydrogenase hydrophobic membrane anchor subunit, with protein sequence MSSENPYDHLSERGGPAPVMQRSYDRPAGLDNPRAPRRPGGMPNFEKYAWLFMRFSGLVLVFLALGHLFIMLMWQNGVYRIDFNYVAQRWASPFWQTWDLLLLWLAQLHGGNGMRTIIADYARKDSTKFWLNTLLALSILFTLVLGTYVLLTFDANIS encoded by the coding sequence ATGAGCAGCGAGAATCCTTACGACCACCTGAGCGAGCGCGGCGGCCCGGCCCCGGTCATGCAGCGCAGCTACGACCGGCCCGCGGGTCTGGACAATCCGCGCGCCCCGCGCCGGCCCGGCGGTATGCCCAACTTCGAGAAGTACGCCTGGCTGTTCATGAGATTTTCTGGTCTCGTACTGGTTTTTCTCGCTCTAGGGCATCTCTTCATCATGTTGATGTGGCAGAACGGCGTGTACCGCATCGACTTCAACTACGTCGCACAGCGCTGGGCCTCGCCGTTCTGGCAGACCTGGGATCTGCTGCTGCTGTGGCTGGCTCAGCTGCACGGCGGCAACGGGATGCGCACCATCATCGCCGACTACGCCCGCAAGGATTCCACCAAGTTCTGGCTGAACACCCTGCTCGCACTGTCGATCCTGTTCACGTTGGTGCTGGGCACCTACGTGCTGCTGACGTTCGACGCGAACATCTCTTGA